actaaaaataactaattacacagtttgcaactaatttatgagacgaatcttttaagcctaactagtccgtaatttgacaacgtggtgctacagtaacacatgtgctaatgatggattaattaggcttaataaattcgtctcgcggattactaacggattctgaaatttgtttttttattagtatccgaacaccccatatgACGTCCCAAAACTTTGCTTCCTTGAGCCAGATCCACAGGCACTGGTGTTGTGTGCGAGCGCGGGACCTCCCGCACGGGTCGTCTCGTTCGCCCCGATGTTGGAGGAGCTTGCCGTCTCGCTCGTCGTGAGCCGGCCAATGAGAGCAGCAACACCTGAGTGTCTGCCTGCTACGATATCCCCTCAGGAAATTGAAGCACCAGTGGCGGACACCTGTTCCCCGGCGACGACTGCTCAGTGGACGACAGACTTGTCTCTGACGTCGCCAGTGCAGGGGCCGCCACAGCTCACGCCACCACGAGCGAGAGCACCCAGCGTCGTAGATGGTTGCACCACCCCAGTGATGCGACGTCCACACCACGCGAAGCTGCCCGACGTCTAGCACGGTTCACCGAGGAGGTGCAGCTCAAGCGAATGTCGCCGTTAATCGTCAGCCCACCAAGGCAGAAGGTGGCAACCAAAAGGCAACCCCTGCCAAAACGGAGCAGACGGATTCCGCTCAGCCGCTGGCGCATATTCCGACCTCCAAGCGGGGCGAGGTGCTCCTCATGCGGAGGATGGGCTTTCACTGTCGACAGCTCCAATCTCATCCACGTCCAAGCGAGCATACGACGACTTATTCGCAAGAAACTTGACGTCGAGCGAAGTGAAAGCACTAGACATGCTGTTCCCGGCGACCAATGCTAGGACTGATAGAagactcttcttgggtgatggAATAGGGTCGCGCGGCCAATAGCGGAGACGCCCAGCTCCGTAGGTTACTGCGCTGCTCTTAGTTCGATTGATTattttttatgtaatatcaaagtTCAAAACAGTCTGCTAGGAAGGTCTAGTCACAACTGTAAGACCTCCTAGGGCGCTCATTATAAGCGTGTCGTGTGTATcgttaaactcttcttcttaattacaatgatacacaaatcttttatgtattcgagaaaaaaaacttTACACCTTAGATTTAAACAAGGCCAAAACAAAACTAGGACGAAAACTGTACAAAATTTGCAGTACGAAGGAGGGACTGAACCAGCATCTTCAGTACGCGGCTAAGAGAAACTGAGCCTGCATTGCActatggctccgttcgcttcgctgaaaaaacaagacaaaacactgtttcggctaatttgttgtgagagaaaaacgctgttccgattgaaaaaacaagctgaaaaagataaattataagagaaacgaacaaggcctataagactgtctccaacaaccgcGACCCAAAATATAAGACACATTTattctttgggtagcgctacaagcaaatgattcaatatttttttatcTTCTCCAACAGCAAGATTCAAAAGATAACCTTTTCTGCAAATAGATTTTCAGAATAGATGATACTTAGATTTATGTTATGCCTCCGTGCCTCTTTTAATATTTAAAATAGGTCTTTTATATTAAAGGGTATAGTTATTATATTCAAGATCATTTTAGATTTGGGTTCGCTAACGGCTCTCATGCCAGAGACAGCGTAATAACCAACTCGGGAAAAGGACCTGCTGCTGACACGACAAACGAAGCCTCTCAATCTCCCTGACGTACGCTTCTTCTTCCTATTTTTGCTGATCTCTTATTTCTTCttctccaccccccccccccccccccccccccccccccccccccccctcacgcTACTAGGAACCAGGAAAGCGACTTCCCAAACTGTACAATGCTTGCTACTGCTGCCACTACAGCAAGTTCATCGTTGGATCCACGATCAGCAGCTCATTGCCTCGCACTTCACCGGAATCGGCCGGTCGAACCCACCACGGGACAACAAGGTGCCGACCACCGCCATGTCGCGGCAGAACACGCCCTGGAACGATGGGCTCAATGGCGTCGCTGCAGTCGCCGCGGTCACCACTGTCCTGGGCATTGGAATCACCGACGCCATCGGTTccggcttggtggtgaccagAACGTTGCCACCGTTTGCAATGGCGACGGGAACACtctccggcaccggcaccggcttcTCTGGCATTGtcgccacttcttcttcttcttcttgcttgggTTCGGACTCTGCCATGGCAGCCAAAGCAGCAGCCGCGGCGGCGTCCTTGGCCCTCTGCCTCTCGGCAGCCTCCTCATCCAGCACAGCCGACATGATGAACGAATAGCCCTTCTGCAGCATCCGGTAGAGGAACAGCGCCGACATGCGCGCCTGGTCGCGCACGGCCTCCAGGTCGCGGTGCTCGTCCACGAGCTCCAGCCTCTCCGCGAACGAGACCGACCGATCGGGCTTCAGCTTCAGCGTCAGCACCAGGTGCGCGCGCTCCAGCTCCGAGCGCGTGCACCCGCGCCGCACCCCGAGGAGGGCGTAGTAGTCCACGCTGCACCCCTCGCCGGCGGCGACGCGGCCGCGGAGCTGCTGGATACGCGCGGTGAGCGTGCGGTGAGCGCCAGCGATCTCCCCGAACCGGATGCCGCCCTGCGGCCGCCAGCTCGGCCCCGGCAGCTTGCCGTCCCGGAGCGCGGCGTCGTACAGGAGCTTGAGGTGGTCGAGGTCCCGGAGGCAGTCCGGGAGCGCCCCAACCGACTCGAGCAGGTCGGCGCGCGCTCGCAGCGCCGGGATGAAGGCCGGGTCGAGCGCCAGCGCGCGGTTGCAGTCCGCGATGGCGTCCGCGGGGCGCCCCGCCGAGCGGAACGCGGCGGCGCGGCCAACGAGGCAGGCCGTGGCGAAGGGGTGTGGCAGCACGCTGCGGCGCGTGTCGAGCACCTTGTTGAAATGCCGCACGGCCTCGCCGGGGAGGCCGGCGtccagcgccgccaccgccgcggcgcggcggcggcggaggagcttCATGTGCGCGAGCAGCTGCGACACGGACTCCGCCTCGGACGCTGTTGTAGAGCTAGACTTATTGGAGGACGACGTCCTTCTGTTGGCGGGAGCGGCGTTGTTGGCCGTCAGCAGGTTCGACGGCGAGAAGCTGTCCTCCGACAAGCACACGCTCTCGCGCCGGAACGCCGCGGTGGCCAGGCGGCGGCCGGTTTGGAGGAGCACCACCGCGTCCTCCATCAGGCCGAGGTGGAAGCAAGCTTGGCCCAGGACCAAGTACCTCCACTGGGCCTCGGTGCTGGAGCTCCTGGAGAAGCTGGCGACGAGGCGGCGCTTGAGGTCGGATACGTCGAGGCAGcagaggaagcgggtggcgccGGCGTCGAAGCGGTCGCGGTCCGGGGACAGGAGCTCTGCCCCGGAGCCAGACGAGCAGgacgaggtggtggtggtggcgtcgtCGCCCGAGCACGACTTGGCGCAGCTGGGGATGTAGTCGCGGAGCATGTCAGCGACGTCGCGGTAGCGCCTGAGCGTGAGGAGCGCGCGCGCCCGGAGCTCCAGCGCCGCCTCGGCCCGGGGCGAAATCTCCAGAGCGGAGGTCACCAGGccgagcgccgccaccgccgcgtcgTCCGCATCCTCGGTGTCATGCGCCGCCGCAGCCAGCGCCGCCAGCGCCTCGCCGAGGTACCTATCGATCACCTGTCACACATCGCAATCAACGCATCGCCGTCAGATTTCAACCCCCACACCGAAACCGTACGAGGAGGAAAGTTCGTGTTTTTTTTTTTCCGCCTTCCTCCTCCGGCGCAAAAGGACAATCAAGCCGTCCTCGAACGCCGCAAACAGAATGCATCACggaagaggacgaggaagagggtCCGTCCTTGAATCCACGAACGCCATGCATCTCGCCATCGGGAGACGAAAGGCGAGCGCTTGCCGAACAAGACTGACACCTCGGTCTCTCGGGATCGCAAAGGCGAAATCATCTTGCGGGCATGGACGTTGGAGAGTAGAGGTGAATGGGGAGGGGAGCAATGCAGGCACGAACCTTCTTGTTGCCTCGCAGCCACTTGGTGCGTTTCTTGGCCGGAGCGGAGGAAGGGGACGGCGGCGCCATTGCCTCCCGCGCATCAACCGGGCAGGTCCTCAATCAAAGATATATAGTAGCAATGGCAAGAATGGGAAGATCCTAATAATCCTCTATTCTAGGAGTAGATATGGGAACAACGTCCCCAAGTTTCCTTGTTGTGCCTACCAAACTGATTCCGATTGATTGATCCGGATGAATTGGGGATCCGAAATGCCAGCTTGGACCGCCgagttcccctctctctctctctctctcgcgtcTGGACAGAACTGAAATAAATGTAGGGATGAGTGCTGACTGGTTTTGCTTTGAGGGAAAGAAAAGCATCGATCCTCCAAGTTCCTAGCTGGAAGAGATGCCTGCCCGTGGCTGTGGCTGGCTTTGCAGCAGCTCCACGCAGCCCTACAGCCAAAATATAAAGGCCTACGACGAGTACTCTACACTACTACTACTTACCACTGGTCACTGGAGTGGTGCGGAGGGGAGCAGACAGCTTTTTAAAGATGATGCTGAGGAGATGGAAAGAGAGGTTTAAATTTGTGCGTGAGATTCAAGCTGCGGTTAAAATTAAAATAGCTCGTGAAATCCATGTGCTGCTCCCAGCAACCAGCGTAATGCATGGTTATTGCATTAGCAGCAAAATTGTCAGTTTTTACTAACTGCTGCTGTGCTGGAAAGCACGGAGGAACCAAATTGGCGTGAGATAGTAACAGTATTAAGCCCAACACGACACTAACATGACATAATTgagcctgttcgttggttggtttctagaCTGATAAGCTCGACTGATTTtgctgtgaaagaaaaatactgttggctggctgataagccccgGCTAAAACAAACAAGCGATCAGGCTAAATGTTGTTGGAGTAAGTAGATTTTACTCGGTTAGTTATGGTTATGGTTGGGCTTGGCAGGCTGCAGGCAGAAAGAAGCAGGTGTGCATTGTGGCATACGCctcccatggccatggccatggttcGGTCACATGTGGAGGGCAGTGTCAGCGTGGTCTTTccagcagagcagagcagggaggagcaggagcagcattATCCAGCCTAAGCCATGTGTTCCGGCAGTTAGCAGCTCAACTCcctccacatccaccaccacttTTATTTGTTGTTGTTTTATTATACGAGTACATTATTGGTTATTGGGGAATAACAATACTCCACTCGTCACCTCTGCTACCTCCTCCagctttctttcctttcttctcctttgttttttcttttctttccttgtaTCGTAAGGCAAACTGAAACATGAGCGGAGCAATTAGAGCCTGGATCACAGATACACACACGGCAGTCACTTATCAGGACATGCAGCTCAGGCTCAGGTCATCAGATTACGTAACGTTACAATACAAGTCCGTCGTCCAGGTTACATTGTTGCCAGCTCACTCACTGTGACTGTGACGCAAACACAACAAAGCACTAGTAATTAACTTGTTAAGTTGTTAATAAATAATACTGGGAAACAAAAACTCCCATCGATTTACTGACAGAAACTTGGTTTCAACACTGTGCCTGGCGACAAATAAATCACTAAcgtttttatcaaattcaacagcCTACTCGATCTATTCCTGCATGTGGTAATTCTAACCAAGGTAAGAGGACAGCGGACGGCCGTGATTAGGCGGGGAACAGTCAAAAAATTAGCAGATGATTGATGGGTAGGGACTAGGGTAGCAGTTGAATTTTAGGTTTAGCTCCGTGTCGCCGCAGCCAGGGGGCAAGGGCACCATCGGATGCTCTGTCGCCAACGATGCCGCCGCGCTGCCTGTCCTGTCGTCCGCAGTTCCCTGCCCTGCCCTCGATCGCACTCACGCACACAGACAGCCTGAAAACCGCCACAGCTCCACTCCACCACGGCACCACCCACCAtgacaccaccatcaccatgtgATGCAAATCTACAGTCTATCAGAAGGAGTATACTCCCTCTATCCTAGATTAAAGGACGTTGTAGAAGCTATCACGAAGACCAATGCCTAAGCAAGAAGACCCTAACATCTCTACACGGCAATCTAGCATGTGATGGTGATGCACTGCTGAGTTTGAAATATTTTTCTATTCAATTCTCCACACTGTAGAGACTATCCGTAcacgtttttttttctttttaatccatCTTTCAGGTGGGTGGAGGACAGAATCTGATCGTTTGATGTAAGTTGGCTATGATTAGACTGATATGTTGGTCTATAACGTCAAGTATTGTGAGACAATTTTTGAATCATACAACGACTTGTATTTGGGAAAGAAGGGAGTATATATCAAAGCCTTCTTGAgctcgtagtcgtatgcatgagCATGACTTGCTGGTCAAGTGGCTTTCAAAGCTTTCAGCTTGCATGCATGACTTGCTGGTCAAGTGATGATATCCATCCATCCGTTCAGTCATTCCACTGTAGCAGCAGCCAGCATCTGCATCACTGCAGGACACTGGCGGAGCCACCCTAGCGGCGGGGTGGGGCGGCCGCCCCAGCTACCGGCGAGCTCGTCCCAGACCCCTGGACCCCCGCTTCTTCCTTAAACTCAGGTCCCCGGCGGCGAGGAGTCGCAAGCACGAGCAGAGCGACCTGCGCGATGCTGCACGGAGGAAGAAACCGGAAGATGGGCTTTTTTCTTCACATTGTTCAGCCCAATAGAGGTGAGAGGCCCGCCCACCTCGCACACTGCTTCCCTAAGCCCAATTGGCAACCGGTGGATTCGTTCCCCAATTCCCCAATTTGCAGCGACGCACCGACGCCCTAGGCGAGGTCGCGACTCGCGAGGAGTTGGTCGCCGCCCGCCGCCCACTGGCTAACAGGGCACCGCGCCACACAGACGCGGAGTGCCAGAGCGGCCACTCGCCCGCCACCACCCGCCGCTCGACACACCGGCTCGCCACCAGGCCCGCCCGGCGCCGCCCGGCGTCCCCGCCCGCCTCCTAGCGCTGTTGGCTTCTACTGCTCTGCTCCgatggagggaggagaggaggaggtccatcacGAGGAGGGTGAAGGTGTATATGGATTAAGTGATCAAGAACTTTTAGTTTATTCTTCAAATTTGAGGTATGTGAACATACCATTTGTGATTGCAGCGTTTTTGTAATAATTGGGGTGATTGTAGTATGTGAATTTTGTGTGATTGTAGTATGTTAATAAGGTGCGATGTGAATGCGGTGCCTTTTGGTTTCTTTTGTCGTTGCAATTCGCCCCAGCTATAATTTTTTCCTGGCTCCGTCATTGCTGCAGGATCAGGGTGTGGGATCGCCCCCAGGTCAACGATGCTGCCAACGTCTGTGATGAATCTCCTCAGCCAGCCATGCATgattccctctctctccctcctgtCACATCTACTGATAATAATGAACATGACACTGTAGTAGTAAATTTCTAGCAAGTCTGGCTAAACAAAACAGTGCAGCTGCTACACCACGTTATTTATTGTTATGCAGGTAAAAGTAAAACTTGATTCGGTCGTAAAACAAGGAAACTATAGCAAATTTTCACTACCCTTCAACCGCTGGATTCGGGGACCTGTAAAAGAGAAAATTACCATTGAAAACTATAACAATCTCTTTATTGCCATTCAAAATTATATGTTCCCTCCATTGCCATCAGTTTTAGATTTTCAGTCTAGCGTCGGAGCGGCTGGCTCGGCGCAGCTGCCCTCCCGTACTCGAACTTGCTCGCTCGGCGCCGGAgatggagaagagagaagaggatGGGGACAATCTTGCGGCTCCTAGTATGGACGCCAAGGCATGGATGGGACagcaggcggcggtggcggcggcttccTGGGAGCGTGTCCGCGCGGCTCCAGGGTTCGGGCACAAGTGTGGCCGTCGCTTAGGCCAGTTGGGCCGCTGGCGTACGGTGGCTTGCTGACTCGCGAGGGGGCTGGGACGTTAGAGACATCGGGTATGGGAGCCAAAGTCACGCCGTGACTCGTCTGAAACAGCAGTGGCAACGAGAGAACGGAAAATCTAAAACTGATGGCAAGAAAGGGAACGTGTAGTTTTGAATGGCAACGAAGAGATTGTTATAGTTTCCAATGACAATGGAGGAATTTTCTCCCTGTAAAACAGTAGTGCTGTAGTATAGCAGTATACTGCTGTAGTAAGCCTGTAAAAGTCTTGGTTACCAGCAGGCAGCTAGAATCTCTGCCAAATACATTCAGCAGAGAAACATTTCAGTGCAGTTGAATCCATTTTCTTCTTTTTCCGCCTAGGAACCACAAACGGTCACCGAGTAGTTCTGCGTGATTCCTTTTCTTAACTCCTCTCGGTTGATGGGTTTCAAATATTTTGGATCTGGACTTAAAAAAACGTTTGTCCGATGAATCAAAATCATTTTATAGAACCGTCTAGCTAGCTCGCTAAATTTTTGAAACTAGAATTTAGATCAGAAGATGTTTCTCTCAATTAGTATAAAAAACAAAAATGGTTCTAAGTGATTCTCTCCGAAACGTTTCTctcccaaaccagccagccaacagtgttttcctctcgtaaaaaaccagcaccaaccagcctaaaccagcccagaaaccaaccagcgaacaggccaaaCAATTCTAGTGCTTCTACTGAGAATCTGAAATATTTCTCCATCCCAAACAATTTTATCTTTTCAGTTACTCATTTTAAAGTGTAATAAAGTTAAAATGGATTGCATAAGTTGTTATTTCCCACAAAAAGCTACGATTTTAAGCACATTCCTATTGATATGAACTTTTAATAAGAATACATATTTTTAAGAGTTAAATGTATGGTCTATTAATTTATAAGATGTTTCAGTCTATCAATTTTAAAAATTGATTTCCGTGTCCATAACACCGTATAGTAATTAGTTTTCTAGTCTAGCTAACTAAACAGTGCTGCTGGCTGTGGCTGCTGCACTATGTTACGCAGGTAAAAATAAAAGTGGATACGTAGAATAGAAGAAGGAAGCTACAGCGATTTTTCACTACCCTTGGATTCGGCGACATGTAAAACAGTAGTGCTGTGAGGTCTTGGTCACCAGTAGCAGGGACATGGACCCCGTTTGGCACCTCGAAGCGGTTCCGAGACGCTAGAATGGCTGCCAAACATTTCACTGATGATGAATCGGTTGAATCGATTCTTCGGGAACCAGAGACGGTCACCGGATAGTTTTGTTTGGTTATTATGTTTCATAGCTTCTCTTTGTACTagcaatagtatttttttttcattcaaTCATTTTGAAGTGTAACGAGTTCAAATGAATTGTATTTAAAAAAAACGATCCGCGGTGGCTAGATAGCCCGCGGATATTCCGACTTAAGAAGAAGATTTTCTCACACGTAGGTCAAGAAACCCTCGAACCCCTGCCCCCGCCCTTGCATAGCAGCACCATAACTCCGTGAGACGAGCTGGCCACAAACCTGTACTCTAGATGTAGGACAGACGAGGGAGTTTTTTTCTTCTCCTGATCGTTGTGGCTGAAGCCACGAGAGTAAGTCTCCCAGGACTTGAATTATGTCCACCCTAGGAGAGAGGTACTTTATTCCCACAAAAAGTTATGACTTTTAAAACATATTTTCATTTATACGAATTTTAatgaaaaatattaaaaagaACTAGAATTCTACCTATACCACAAACTGTCTCATAGACTAAGAGATCGTTTGACATAGCTTCTGGGGGCTTCGGCTCCTTCCACCTGGCACTGTAGACAAGGTCAAAACGATTCTGACTCTGTATCCAACCAAAATAAACTTAGGAAACAGAGGAGCCACAATTTTGAGCTCTCGCAGCTCCGCTAGACCACAACGGTAATGCTACAATTGTAATGCCAGAGTTGCATGCAGCCCCTCCAAACAGGTTCTAAGGCATATTCGAATACAACCATGGCCTAGGAGCCCTCGCCTGGCGTGCAGATccgcgccctgttcgcttgggttTATAAACGCATTCGATCAGACGACTGATTCTCCTCAGCGAACATTGTTCATCAACCAGCCGCTAcaatgtttctctctcacaaaaccagCCAGTTTTATACCATCGAACGGGGCCTAtatgacttataagccgtactttttcagtcaacgaataatatttttctctcacaccaaatcagccaacaatactttcagccatgacttatcagtcaaaccagtccaaacgaacagggcaccgACCTCAAGTGCTCGAAATCAAAAGTTTGGGAGCAATCACTAGCGTAGGGTAGCTTTTCCATGCCGCCGTTCAAACATGTCTTAATTGTGTTAAAACGTTTCTAAGAGAATTTGAATCCAAAATGTTTCTATTGAAAATATGTATCAAGGTTATCAAGTACAATATtcgatttcataatttttttagaTCCTAACAAgagatatgattttccaaatttaTAGATCTAAATAAACTAGTTAACATGATTTATTACTGCATATCTATTGAGTAGAAGAATACACAGCATAAACAATAGGAAATATGGGTGTAGAGACTATTGAAATTAAAAAATTTCGATGAAATTTCTCGTAAAATTTGAACCCTACTACTACTACCCTAGGTTAAGTAACGGTTAAAACTTAAAACACATACCCAACGCAGGACAGCCTAGTGAGCAGAAGCCGCCGCCTTCCGCTCCCATTTCGAAACCCTCCCGATCCGCGGGGCGACCAAATCGCCATCGCCAGAGAGAGGGAGCTAGGGATGACATCCAGAGACGCAGGCGGCAGCCCCAGATCCGCGCCGCGTCGCCATGGGGCGGCGGCGTCCAAGGACGGCGCCGACCTGATCAGCCCGCGGTTCCGGTCGGCCGCCGAGCTGGCCGGGTGGGACGAGGAGTCCATCCTCCTCGCCGCGATGGTCGTCGAGGACACCCCCGTCCGCGAGTCCCGTCGCAAGAGGCGggcctccacctcctccgccgGCGGCAGCGCCGGAT
Above is a genomic segment from Miscanthus floridulus cultivar M001 chromosome 3, ASM1932011v1, whole genome shotgun sequence containing:
- the LOC136542848 gene encoding uncharacterized protein, which translates into the protein MAPPSPSSAPAKKRTKWLRGNKKVIDRYLGEALAALAAAAHDTEDADDAAVAALGLVTSALEISPRAEAALELRARALLTLRRYRDVADMLRDYIPSCAKSCSGDDATTTTSSCSSGSGAELLSPDRDRFDAGATRFLCCLDVSDLKRRLVASFSRSSSTEAQWRYLVLGQACFHLGLMEDAVVLLQTGRRLATAAFRRESVCLSEDSFSPSNLLTANNAAPANRRTSSSNKSSSTTASEAESVSQLLAHMKLLRRRRAAAVAALDAGLPGEAVRHFNKVLDTRRSVLPHPFATACLVGRAAAFRSAGRPADAIADCNRALALDPAFIPALRARADLLESVGALPDCLRDLDHLKLLYDAALRDGKLPGPSWRPQGGIRFGEIAGAHRTLTARIQQLRGRVAAGEGCSVDYYALLGVRRGCTRSELERAHLVLTLKLKPDRSVSFAERLELVDEHRDLEAVRDQARMSALFLYRMLQKGYSFIMSAVLDEEAAERQRAKDAAAAAALAAMAESEPKQEEEEEVATMPEKPVPVPESVPVAIANGGNVLVTTKPEPMASVIPMPRTVVTAATAATPLSPSFQGVFCRDMAVVGTLLSRGGFDRPIPVKCEAMSC